Proteins encoded together in one Camelina sativa cultivar DH55 chromosome 9, Cs, whole genome shotgun sequence window:
- the LOC109126459 gene encoding uncharacterized protein LOC109126459 yields the protein MEKKYPKRLMEDGSEPQVGQINNTCRMSILHKIKKALPEEYEIVKGDPVFASVFALYENGLGYSARLIHSIMCRQLVTKRRHELWFVFGKKPLRFSMQEFHAVTGLKYSADFSHDSESWTDDNGFWSKLLKRGGIITIQNLMKTHLEAAPSWRKQEDRIRFVYVCVIAGLVVAKDEKKAIPHSYIKLVMDLEKVRTYPWGLVAFDHLVSSIVEARKKLKNPISYILNGFSYALQVWVMEAIPLIGQLMGEKIDTEITLSRISNWKGAAKVSYDELLLLEKSIGNKDVVYPCISSTGNFDVLESIEFLRGDEIEDCEVDNLEALIRSDYDFGDHIWESVEGYGVEADNIEDVGVEQSQTVGGDNEVPVGEESGEKQADIPEVSSLKKRKKKLVDHGAETQKRMVLNQRASTSHCSCGDDMKRFFKELIDSSFKSFTETFGERLLTLEKDVSDIKALISRPAAVDPKPAAVDPKPPVVDPSPSRVKPKTLVRKK from the exons ATGGAAAAGAAGTACCCTAAACGGCTTATGGAAGATGGAAGCGAGCCACAAGTTGGGCAGATAAATAACACTTGTCGAATGTCAATCTTACACAAAATCAAGAAGGCATTACCAGAAGAGTATGAGATTGTGAAGGGTGATCCAGTTTTCGCATCTGTATTTGCATTGTATGAGAATGGTCTTGGGTACTCAGCTCGGTTGATACACAGCATCATGTGTAGGCAGTTGGTGACTAAGAGAAGACATGAGctgtggtttgtgtttggtaagaAGCCGCTTAGATTCTCAATGCAAGAATTCCATGCAGTTACTGGTCTTAAGTACTCAGCCGATTTCAGTCATGATTCAGAGAGTTGGACAGATGATAATGGGTTTTGGAGCAAATTGTTGAAGAGAGGTGGTATCATTACCATTCAAAACTTGATGAAGACCCACCTTGAAGCAGCTCCATCATggagaaaacaagaagatagaATTCGGTTTGTGTATGTTTGTGTGATTGCTGGGTTGGTAGTGGCTAAGGATGAGAAGAAAGCTATACCACATTCATACATCAAGCTGGTCATGGATCTAGAGAAGGTTAGGACTTATCCTTGGGGTCTTGTAGCTTTTGACCATTTAGTTAGCTCTATAGtggaagcaagaaagaaactgaagaacccCATTAGTTACATCCTCAATGGTTTCTCAtatgctcttcaagtttgggtTATGGAAGCCATTCCTCTTATTGGACAACTTATGGGAGAGAAGATTGACACAGAGATTACACTTAGCCGAATCTCTAATTGGAAAGGTGCTGCTAAAGTATCATATGATGAGCTCCTCCTTTTAGAGAAATCAATTGGAAACAAG gaTGTTGTTTATCCATGCATTTCCTCCACTGGAAACTTTGATGTATTGGAGTCCATTGAATTTTTGAGGGGTGATGAAATTGAAGATTGTGAAGTCGACAACTTGGAAGCCTTGATCAGATCTGACTATGATTTTGGAGATCATATTTGGGAGAGTGTCGAAGGGTATGGTGTGGAAGCTGATAACATTGAGGATGTTGGTGTGGAACAATCTCAGACTGTTGGAGGGGACAATGAAGTTCCGGTTGGAGAGGAGAGTGGTGAGAAGCAAGCTGATATCCCAGAAGTGTCtagcttgaagaagaggaagaagaagcttgttgaCCATGGAGCAGAGACACAGAAAAGAATGGTCTTAAATCAGAGAGCATCAACTTCACATTGTTCTTGTGGAGATGATATGAAGCGGTTCTTTAAGGAGTTGATTGACTCTTCTTTCAAGAGCTTCACAGAGACCTTTGGGGAACGATTGCTAACTTTGGAGAAAGATGTATCAGATATCAAGGCCTTGATATCCAGACCAGCAGCAGTGGATCCTAAGCCAGCAGCAGTGGATCCTAAGCCACCAGTAGTGGATCCTAGTCCATCACGAGTGAAGCCCAAAACTTTGGTACGTAAGAAGTAG